Proteins from a genomic interval of Polaribacter sejongensis:
- the pheT gene encoding phenylalanine--tRNA ligase subunit beta: MKISYNWLQQFLQIDWEPVKTGELLTDLGLEVEGIDTKESIKGSLKGIVVGKVLTCIQHPNADRLKVTTVDLGLENPVQIVCGAPNVAAGQKVPVATIGTTLYDEKGDGFKIKKGKIRGEESHGMICAEDELGLGKGHDGILVLDKKLKAGTPVAEVFKIETDHVFEIGLTPNRSDAMSHFGVARDLRAGLIQQDIKLELISPSVSNFHVDERTLRVDVEVESKEATPRYCGITITDIEVKDSPEWIQNRLKAIGLTPKNNIVDITNYVLHELGQPLHAFDAQKIKGNKILVKTLEEGTKFTTLDEVERELSSEDIMICDGDSNPLCIAGVFGGLHSGVTKYTKSIFLESAYFNPVSVRKTAKRHALNTDASFRFERGIDINTTEYALKRAALLIEEYAGGKLASDVSDFYPVKIEDFQVFLSFEHVYRLIGQEIPKETIKNILASLEIKINSVTNGGLGLTIPSYRTDVQREADIIEEILRVYGYNNIEFSHKLNTSISFDSNKETKIENVIANQLSALGFNETMANSLTKPEYSTLSENISEEANVEMLNPLSNDLKVLRQSLLFSGLESVAYNINRKNNSLQFYEFGKTYHKYNDKYEENKHLTLFVTGNRTKESWSVASKSTDFFYLKGVITSLLSRLGIDKVKSSPSKQDVFSEGISFGLGKIKLVEFGVVKASLLKEFGIKQEVLFADFNWDTILKLVGNKNIKVSELSKFPIVKRDLALLLDSKVSFNEVYNLAFQAEKKLLKEVDLFDVYEGDKLPEGKKSYAVSFLLQDETKTLADKQIDKIMQKLQQSFEKNLEAVLR, translated from the coding sequence ATGAAAATATCATACAATTGGTTACAACAATTTTTGCAGATAGATTGGGAGCCTGTTAAAACAGGAGAATTGTTAACTGATTTAGGTTTAGAGGTGGAAGGAATTGACACCAAAGAATCTATAAAAGGAAGTTTAAAAGGAATTGTTGTTGGTAAGGTTTTAACTTGTATACAGCATCCTAACGCAGATCGTCTTAAAGTAACTACAGTAGATTTAGGTCTAGAAAATCCCGTACAAATTGTGTGTGGTGCCCCTAATGTTGCTGCAGGACAAAAAGTACCAGTTGCAACTATTGGAACTACTTTATATGACGAGAAGGGTGACGGCTTTAAAATAAAAAAAGGTAAGATAAGAGGAGAGGAGAGTCATGGAATGATTTGTGCTGAAGACGAATTAGGTTTAGGTAAAGGTCATGACGGAATTTTAGTCTTAGATAAAAAACTAAAAGCGGGTACACCAGTTGCAGAAGTTTTTAAAATAGAAACAGATCATGTTTTCGAAATTGGGTTAACGCCTAATAGATCTGATGCAATGAGCCATTTTGGTGTTGCAAGAGATTTACGTGCAGGTTTAATTCAACAAGATATTAAATTAGAATTGATATCTCCTTCTGTAAGTAATTTTCATGTAGATGAAAGAACGTTACGTGTAGATGTAGAAGTAGAAAGCAAAGAAGCGACTCCTCGTTATTGTGGTATTACGATTACAGATATAGAAGTTAAAGATTCGCCAGAATGGATACAAAATAGGTTAAAAGCAATTGGCTTAACACCTAAAAATAATATTGTAGATATTACAAATTATGTTTTACATGAATTAGGACAGCCTTTACACGCCTTTGATGCGCAGAAAATAAAAGGAAATAAAATACTTGTAAAAACATTAGAAGAAGGGACAAAGTTTACCACTTTAGATGAAGTTGAAAGAGAATTGTCATCCGAAGATATCATGATTTGTGATGGAGATTCTAATCCGCTTTGTATTGCAGGTGTTTTTGGAGGTTTACATTCTGGAGTTACAAAATATACAAAATCTATATTTTTAGAAAGTGCTTATTTTAATCCGGTTAGTGTTCGTAAAACAGCCAAAAGACATGCATTAAATACAGATGCATCTTTCCGTTTTGAGCGTGGTATAGATATAAATACAACAGAATACGCTTTAAAAAGAGCAGCATTGTTAATTGAAGAATATGCAGGTGGTAAATTAGCTTCAGATGTTTCTGATTTTTATCCTGTTAAGATAGAAGATTTTCAAGTGTTTTTGTCTTTTGAACATGTGTATAGATTAATAGGACAAGAGATTCCGAAAGAAACCATTAAAAATATTTTAGCTTCTTTAGAAATTAAAATAAACAGTGTAACTAACGGTGGTCTTGGTTTAACGATACCTTCTTACAGAACAGATGTACAGCGTGAAGCAGATATTATTGAAGAAATTTTAAGAGTATACGGTTACAATAATATTGAGTTTTCTCACAAACTAAATACTTCAATTTCTTTTGATTCTAATAAAGAAACTAAGATAGAAAACGTTATTGCAAACCAATTAAGTGCTTTAGGTTTTAACGAAACTATGGCAAATTCTTTAACAAAGCCAGAGTACAGCACTTTGTCTGAGAATATTAGTGAAGAGGCAAATGTAGAAATGTTAAATCCGTTAAGTAACGATTTAAAAGTGCTACGTCAATCTTTATTGTTTAGTGGTTTAGAATCTGTTGCATATAATATCAATAGAAAAAACAACTCATTACAGTTTTATGAGTTTGGTAAAACATACCATAAGTACAACGATAAATACGAAGAAAACAAACATTTAACGCTTTTTGTTACTGGTAACAGAACTAAAGAAAGTTGGAGTGTTGCTAGTAAATCAACTGATTTCTTTTACTTAAAAGGTGTTATTACTTCTTTATTAAGTAGATTAGGAATAGATAAAGTAAAATCTTCACCATCTAAACAAGATGTTTTTTCTGAAGGAATTTCTTTTGGTTTAGGAAAAATAAAATTAGTAGAATTTGGAGTTGTGAAAGCTTCTTTATTAAAAGAATTCGGAATTAAGCAAGAGGTTTTATTTGCTGATTTTAATTGGGATACTATTTTAAAATTAGTAGGAAATAAGAATATTAAAGTAAGTGAGTTATCTAAATTCCCAATTGTAAAACGTGATTTAGCCTTATTATTAGATTCTAAAGTTTCTTTTAACGAAGTATACAATTTAGCTTTTCAAGCTGAAAAAAAGCTACTAAAAGAGGTTGATTTATTTGATGTTTACGAAGGTGATAAATTACCAGAAGGAAAAAAATCGTATGCAGTTAGTTTCTTATTACAAGATGAAACAAAAACTTTAGCAGACAAACAAATAGATAAAATAATGCAAAAATTACAGCAATCATTCGAAAAGAATTTAGAAGCTGTATTAAGGTAA
- a CDS encoding phosphatase PAP2 family protein, translated as MENNLLENIIHLDKELLIFLNSLGSEQWDPFWLVITNQLYWSPLFILIFYLTIKAYGWKQGGFMILTMILLVAFSDQFTNLIKNSVQRLRPNNDPEIKHLLRTLITPQSFSFTSGHASTSTFFSVFVVLLLRDKYKYIYFVLFWPLIFAYSRLYLGVHFPLDIIVGALVGVTFANIYYYFFKKVDQKIFQ; from the coding sequence TTGGAAAATAATTTGTTAGAAAATATTATACATTTAGATAAAGAATTATTAATTTTTCTAAACAGTTTAGGAAGTGAGCAATGGGATCCGTTTTGGTTGGTAATTACCAATCAACTTTATTGGAGCCCATTGTTTATTCTTATCTTTTATTTAACCATTAAAGCTTATGGTTGGAAACAAGGTGGATTTATGATTCTTACCATGATTTTATTGGTGGCATTTTCAGACCAATTTACCAACCTAATAAAAAATTCTGTTCAACGTTTACGTCCTAATAACGATCCAGAAATAAAGCACTTATTAAGAACGCTAATTACGCCTCAAAGTTTTAGTTTTACCTCTGGTCATGCTTCTACATCAACATTTTTCTCTGTTTTTGTAGTATTACTTTTAAGAGATAAATACAAGTACATTTACTTTGTTTTATTTTGGCCATTAATTTTCGCTTATAGTAGGTTGTATTTAGGAGTACACTTTCCTCTAGATATTATTGTAGGCGCTTTAGTAGGTGTCACTTTTGCTAATATTTATTACTACTTTTTTAAGAAGGTAGATCAAAAAATATTTCAATAA
- a CDS encoding peptidylprolyl isomerase, with the protein MKNLKYLIAFVILLTACSTTPEKYKGLDDGVYAEILTNKGEILVELYAEDVPMTVANFVSLVEGTNSKLVDSLKGKDFYEGVIFHRVVDNFVIQGGGFTASGRKDAGYVFGDEFPKSEDGDLMYRHNDKGILSMANAGPTTNNTQFFITHKPIPHLDGKHAVFGKTIINALQLKELKSKIKDSLQLNKAIDSTRMSVVNSIVQKDTILSVKILKLGAEANSFNAAEVFDTQLGDFANLENDKKKAEDEVEKARYANYLVEKEAFLAEMDEAKAEKTSSGLRILKLKETSGKKIVDNKPLTINYTLYTADGKKIQSTAETSGAPFVCQLNDTQRPMIAGFKEGVLTMKEGEKVRLFIPYYLGYGEEKYGPFPAKSDLVFEVEVLKIGK; encoded by the coding sequence ATGAAGAATTTAAAATACTTAATTGCATTTGTTATTTTATTAACTGCATGCAGCACTACACCAGAAAAGTACAAAGGACTTGATGATGGAGTTTATGCTGAAATTTTAACCAATAAAGGGGAGATTTTAGTAGAATTATATGCAGAAGATGTACCAATGACAGTTGCAAATTTTGTTTCTCTTGTAGAAGGAACAAATAGCAAGTTAGTAGATTCTTTAAAAGGTAAAGACTTTTATGAAGGTGTTATTTTTCATAGAGTTGTAGATAACTTTGTAATTCAGGGTGGTGGTTTTACTGCTAGTGGAAGAAAGGATGCAGGTTATGTTTTTGGTGACGAATTTCCGAAGAGTGAAGATGGAGATTTAATGTACAGACATAATGATAAAGGGATTCTTTCTATGGCAAATGCAGGACCAACAACCAATAATACTCAGTTTTTTATTACTCATAAACCAATTCCGCATTTAGATGGTAAACATGCTGTGTTTGGTAAAACAATAATAAACGCACTTCAATTAAAAGAATTAAAAAGTAAAATTAAAGATTCTTTACAGTTAAATAAAGCAATAGATTCTACAAGAATGTCTGTTGTAAATAGTATTGTACAAAAAGATACTATTTTATCTGTAAAGATTCTTAAACTTGGCGCTGAAGCAAATAGCTTTAATGCTGCAGAAGTTTTTGATACTCAATTAGGAGATTTCGCAAATTTAGAAAACGATAAAAAGAAAGCTGAAGATGAAGTTGAAAAAGCAAGATATGCTAACTATTTAGTAGAAAAAGAAGCTTTTTTAGCGGAAATGGATGAAGCTAAAGCTGAAAAAACATCTTCTGGACTTCGCATTTTAAAATTAAAAGAAACTTCTGGGAAAAAAATAGTTGATAACAAACCTTTAACTATTAATTATACCTTGTATACTGCAGATGGTAAAAAAATTCAGTCTACAGCAGAAACTAGTGGAGCACCTTTTGTTTGTCAGTTAAATGATACCCAAAGACCTATGATTGCAGGTTTTAAAGAAGGTGTCTTAACGATGAAAGAAGGAGAAAAAGTACGTTTATTTATTCCTTACTATTTAGGGTATGGAGAAGAAAAATATGGCCCTTTCCCTGCAAAATCTGATTTAGTTTTTGAAGTTGAAGTATTAAAAATTGGAAAATAA
- a CDS encoding FKBP-type peptidyl-prolyl cis-trans isomerase, with protein sequence MKVVKSVLALAVVASMVSCDSKVKEVKSLETEIDSVSYAIGLSMSGQLRSGFKDVNKDILTQAIRNGLDSTNLLIDIKDIQSVISPYFQKKQAEEMQAQQAKAASEAEAKFGENKKAGIDFLAENKTKEGVITTDSGLQYIVLKEGNGDKPEGPTTKVKVHYHGTNIEGKVFDSSVDRGTPAEFGLNQVIKGWTEGVQLMNVGSKYKFFIPQELAYGAQQKGADIKPFSTLIFEVELLEITK encoded by the coding sequence ATGAAAGTAGTAAAAAGTGTATTAGCATTAGCAGTTGTTGCATCTATGGTATCTTGTGATAGCAAAGTAAAAGAAGTAAAATCTTTAGAAACAGAAATAGACTCTGTTAGTTATGCAATTGGTTTAAGTATGTCTGGTCAATTAAGATCTGGTTTTAAAGATGTAAATAAAGATATTCTTACGCAAGCTATTAGAAATGGTTTAGATTCTACTAACTTATTAATAGATATTAAAGATATTCAGAGTGTAATTAGCCCTTATTTTCAAAAGAAACAAGCAGAAGAAATGCAAGCGCAGCAAGCAAAAGCAGCTAGTGAAGCAGAAGCTAAGTTTGGAGAAAATAAAAAAGCAGGAATTGACTTTTTAGCAGAAAATAAAACAAAAGAAGGTGTAATTACTACAGATAGTGGTTTACAGTACATTGTTTTAAAAGAAGGTAACGGAGACAAGCCAGAAGGACCAACTACTAAAGTAAAAGTTCATTATCATGGAACTAACATAGAAGGAAAAGTTTTTGATAGCTCTGTAGATAGAGGTACGCCAGCAGAATTTGGATTAAACCAAGTAATTAAAGGTTGGACAGAAGGTGTGCAATTAATGAATGTTGGTTCTAAATATAAATTTTTCATACCGCAAGAATTAGCTTACGGAGCACAACAAAAAGGTGCAGATATTAAGCCATTTTCTACATTAATTTTTGAAGTAGAATTATTAGAAATTACAAAATAA
- the gldI gene encoding gliding motility-associated peptidyl-prolyl isomerase GldI yields MKIKILVLTSILCIGCSKVAPRKPINPKASTTVLKETIKESIKLNAIEEAKILDVIKKDSVYTFQVSSNGFWYAYINKIEENAPTPKEGDVAVITYNVSDLQGNIIYSKEQLGVKNYRVDKEDFISALQVGIKLMKVGETITFVIPSYSAYGISGDGNKIGINQSIKSTVTLININN; encoded by the coding sequence ATGAAAATTAAAATTTTAGTTCTAACGTCAATTTTATGTATAGGCTGCTCTAAAGTAGCGCCTAGAAAACCGATTAATCCTAAAGCCTCTACAACGGTATTAAAGGAAACTATTAAGGAGTCTATAAAGTTAAATGCTATAGAAGAAGCTAAGATTTTAGACGTAATTAAAAAAGATTCAGTATATACATTTCAAGTTTCTTCTAATGGATTTTGGTATGCCTACATCAACAAAATAGAAGAAAACGCTCCAACTCCAAAAGAAGGAGATGTAGCAGTGATAACCTATAATGTTTCTGATTTACAAGGGAATATAATTTATAGTAAAGAACAATTAGGTGTAAAAAATTACAGAGTAGATAAAGAAGATTTTATTTCTGCACTTCAAGTAGGAATAAAGTTGATGAAAGTTGGAGAAACCATTACATTTGTGATTCCGTCTTATAGTGCTTATGGCATTTCTGGAGATGGAAATAAAATAGGAATTAATCAATCAATTAAGAGTACAGTAACATTAATCAATATAAATAATTAA
- a CDS encoding DHH family phosphoesterase gives MILKGFEELKSFLDTSRNIVIVGHRNPDGDAMGSTLALKHYLDKKGHNATVVVPNEYPEFLHWLPGSETTYRFDWQNNQSQKAIKASDLIFLLDFNTLHRVGTDMQKTLEKYPNDFAMIDHHQQPDDVKYMYSDVTICSTSQMVYQFIEMNADLDLIDADIATCLYTGIMTDTGSFRFRSTTSTTHRIIAALIDKGAKNDKIHNNVYDANSYNRLLLLGQALSNLQILPTYNTAYITLSSEEKKRFDFQKGDTEGVVNYALSLKGIIFAAIFIEDSEQGMVKISFRSKGTFSVNQFSRNHFSGGGHDNAAGGRSDASMADTVTKFVSLLPQYQKELEASYEN, from the coding sequence ATGATTTTAAAAGGATTTGAAGAGTTAAAAAGCTTTCTTGACACATCGAGAAATATTGTAATTGTAGGGCATAGAAATCCAGATGGAGATGCTATGGGATCTACATTAGCTTTAAAACATTATTTAGATAAAAAAGGACACAATGCAACTGTTGTTGTGCCTAATGAATATCCAGAATTTTTACATTGGCTACCAGGTTCAGAAACTACCTATCGTTTCGATTGGCAAAATAATCAATCTCAAAAAGCCATAAAAGCATCAGATCTTATTTTCCTTTTAGACTTTAATACGTTGCATAGAGTAGGTACTGACATGCAAAAGACGTTAGAGAAATATCCCAACGATTTTGCGATGATAGACCATCATCAACAACCAGATGATGTAAAATATATGTATTCTGATGTTACTATTTGCTCTACAAGCCAAATGGTGTATCAATTTATAGAAATGAATGCCGATTTAGATTTAATTGACGCAGATATTGCTACGTGCTTATATACTGGTATTATGACAGATACTGGATCTTTTCGTTTTAGGTCTACCACAAGTACTACGCACAGAATTATTGCCGCTTTAATAGATAAAGGAGCAAAAAATGATAAAATACATAATAATGTATATGATGCCAATTCTTATAACAGATTGTTGTTATTAGGACAAGCGTTAAGTAATTTACAAATTTTACCAACGTACAATACAGCGTATATTACATTGTCTTCGGAAGAAAAAAAGAGATTCGATTTTCAGAAAGGAGATACAGAGGGTGTTGTAAACTATGCACTTTCTTTAAAAGGAATTATTTTTGCAGCAATTTTTATAGAAGATAGCGAGCAAGGAATGGTAAAAATATCTTTCCGTTCTAAAGGGACTTTTTCTGTAAATCAGTTTTCAAGAAATCATTTTTCTGGAGGCGGACATGACAATGCAGCAGGAGGAAGGTCTGATGCTTCCATGGCAGATACCGTGACCAAATTTGTTAGTTTATTACCACAATATCAAAAAGAATTAGAAGCTTCTTATGAAAATTAA
- a CDS encoding nucleoside-diphosphate kinase — protein MATNRTFTMLKPDAVENGHTGAILDKINAAGFRIVALKKTQMTQADAETFYAVHNERPFFGELVEFMTRGPIVAAILEKDNAVEDFRTLIGATNPADAAEGTIRKLYATSMGENAVHGSDSDENAQIEGNFHFSGREQF, from the coding sequence ATGGCAACAAATAGAACATTTACAATGCTTAAACCAGATGCTGTAGAAAACGGACATACTGGAGCAATTTTAGACAAAATTAACGCTGCTGGATTTAGAATTGTAGCTTTAAAGAAAACTCAAATGACACAAGCAGATGCTGAAACTTTTTATGCTGTGCATAATGAGCGTCCGTTTTTTGGTGAGTTAGTAGAGTTCATGACACGTGGACCAATTGTAGCTGCAATCTTAGAAAAAGACAACGCTGTAGAAGATTTTAGAACCTTAATTGGTGCTACAAATCCTGCTGATGCTGCAGAAGGAACTATTAGAAAATTATACGCAACTTCTATGGGAGAAAATGCTGTACATGGTTCTGACTCTGATGAAAACGCACAAATTGAAGGAAACTTTCACTTTTCTGGAAGAGAGCAATTTTAA